One genomic region from Solwaraspora sp. WMMD792 encodes:
- a CDS encoding DUF3987 domain-containing protein, translating to MSRQSTHDHNAERAVIGAALVAPPVIADLVTLLTAEDFHRPAHGIIWQALTAVHATGQATDPITLTAYLAETGELGKVGGAPYLHTLMHGVPAAGNAGHYARIVADHAARRRVVDLGERLTSLAASGADVADVVATGRVLLDQADTSGWAPLIPLGDRRHLPAFPAEMLPAWVADMVYGVAEFTQTPVDLPGCIALAALSTAAGGRAEVEVRGSWREPVNLFTVVVLPPGSRKSAVFAAITGPLLAAEKALVERTRPAIVEAELAARVAGKTAERTAIAAANADASGRDTLLAEATAAAMNADTITVPALPQLVADDVTSEEAASLLAEQGGRLAVLSPEGGIFATIAGRYSGTPNLEVFLKGHAGDMLRVNRRSRAPEHVEHPALTLGLAVQPDVLRDIADMPGFRGKGLLARILFSLPENTVGRRRIGADPVPEPVAATYAGNLATLVMSLAEWTDPAVLPLTPDANDRVMDIERAVEPRLAPGGAWSHLIDWGSKYTGAVVRIAGLIHLAEHLRDGWGKPVRADTIDRAALLGDYYAAHALAAFDDMGADRTSRHARHVLTWIERTTTTAFTKRELFRAVRSSQLPTVADLDPALSLLETHGYIRQLEQPRTRAGGRPPSPSFLVHPDVHGQPAATVHALPDAVRRTA from the coding sequence ATGAGTCGACAGTCCACCCACGACCACAACGCGGAACGTGCCGTGATCGGCGCGGCGCTGGTCGCCCCGCCGGTCATCGCCGACCTGGTCACCCTGCTCACCGCCGAGGACTTCCACCGACCGGCCCACGGGATCATCTGGCAGGCGTTGACCGCCGTCCACGCCACCGGCCAGGCCACCGACCCCATCACCCTCACGGCGTATCTCGCCGAGACTGGCGAGTTGGGCAAGGTCGGTGGTGCCCCCTACCTGCACACGCTCATGCATGGCGTTCCCGCCGCCGGCAACGCCGGGCACTACGCGCGGATCGTCGCCGACCACGCCGCCCGCCGCCGGGTCGTCGACCTCGGCGAGCGGCTGACCAGCCTCGCCGCATCCGGTGCCGATGTCGCCGACGTGGTGGCGACCGGCCGCGTGCTGCTGGACCAGGCCGACACCAGCGGGTGGGCACCGTTGATTCCGCTCGGCGACCGCCGCCACCTGCCCGCGTTCCCCGCCGAGATGCTGCCCGCCTGGGTCGCCGACATGGTCTACGGGGTCGCCGAGTTCACACAGACCCCGGTCGACCTGCCCGGCTGCATCGCCCTCGCCGCCCTGTCGACGGCTGCCGGTGGACGGGCCGAGGTCGAGGTACGCGGGTCGTGGCGGGAACCGGTCAACCTGTTCACCGTCGTCGTGTTGCCGCCCGGTTCCCGCAAGTCGGCGGTGTTCGCGGCGATCACCGGGCCGTTGTTGGCCGCTGAGAAGGCGTTGGTGGAGCGGACCCGGCCCGCGATCGTGGAAGCCGAACTCGCGGCACGGGTGGCAGGGAAGACGGCCGAGCGGACGGCGATCGCCGCCGCGAACGCGGACGCGTCTGGGCGTGACACCCTGCTTGCTGAGGCGACCGCCGCCGCGATGAACGCCGACACCATCACCGTCCCCGCGCTGCCACAGCTGGTCGCCGACGACGTCACCAGCGAGGAAGCCGCATCCCTGCTCGCCGAGCAGGGCGGACGCCTGGCCGTGCTGTCCCCGGAAGGTGGCATCTTCGCCACCATCGCCGGCCGCTACTCCGGAACCCCCAACCTGGAAGTCTTCCTCAAAGGCCACGCCGGGGACATGCTGCGCGTCAACCGCCGGTCCCGTGCGCCGGAACACGTCGAGCATCCGGCACTCACGCTCGGCCTGGCCGTGCAACCCGACGTCCTCCGCGACATCGCCGACATGCCCGGATTCCGCGGCAAAGGGTTGCTGGCGCGCATCCTGTTCTCCCTGCCGGAGAACACCGTCGGCCGACGCCGGATCGGAGCCGACCCCGTACCCGAACCGGTAGCCGCCACCTACGCGGGCAACCTCGCCACGCTCGTGATGTCCCTCGCCGAGTGGACCGACCCGGCCGTGTTGCCGCTCACCCCCGACGCCAACGACCGCGTCATGGACATCGAACGGGCGGTGGAACCCCGGCTGGCTCCCGGCGGCGCGTGGTCACACCTGATCGACTGGGGCAGCAAGTACACCGGCGCGGTCGTGCGCATCGCTGGACTGATCCACCTCGCCGAACACCTGCGCGACGGCTGGGGAAAACCCGTCCGGGCCGACACCATCGACCGGGCCGCCCTGCTCGGCGACTACTACGCCGCCCACGCCCTGGCCGCGTTCGACGACATGGGAGCCGACCGGACCAGCCGACACGCCCGCCACGTCCTGACCTGGATCGAACGCACCACCACGACCGCCTTCACGAAACGGGAACTGTTCCGGGCGGTCCGCAGCAGCCAACTGCCCACCGT
- a CDS encoding cell division protein FtsK, which translates to MPTPDDGYDWQAAEADLTTDGSADVVDLTARRRKTNPAGSFAVDIDDEGDDRDDDAPVPVNPPATPAVGRSRLAGVVGAERRPIIPAWLRSRTELANAVRWTAGHYTHVSMYHLSRSPKYCARLAWRAPFGVARLLGHTVRWVTDAEGIPVRLAVVRQENAELYLKLSRQRDVRVRWRGLVLTALLLLGIPTVLTLMALAGSWQRWAILAGVVALFGVAGTPKDKPLLDVAAVSPRVRKLSADVVTRAFLAAGLCKPDDLITFPAPIMRDGPGWRAVIDLPYWTNADKAIKKRDQLAAGLDLDEVQVWPERVRGTAGSARRLALWVADEDPYAKGSGPWPLIGKGGVDIFAPFPFGQDQRGRPVPLLLMFTSLLVGAIPRMGKTFAARLPVLAAALDPIVELHIYDGKGGQDWRPFERIAHRTGYGVRDDVVEALVDDLRGLVADMNRRYDTIATLPADLCPESKVSRQIAEKRSLKLWPILVAVDEFQRYSAHPVHGDEIVSLLTELCKVGPSVGIMILLATQKPDGKAVPTDLRDNIGTRFALKTMTWQSSEAVLGAGSYTAGYDSSRFQRGHKGVGILLGADDSGSVDEAVTVRTNLAEMADVEKVVTRARELRERAGTLTVHAIGDAPETVARTGDTLLDDILTVVPTGEAKVWSETVVARLAELRPDVYGGWETGNLAPALKPHGVTVGRQVWGTDPVTGERANRKGILRDDITTAVTKRDQRRKAG; encoded by the coding sequence ATGCCCACCCCTGACGACGGTTACGACTGGCAGGCAGCGGAAGCCGACCTCACCACCGACGGCAGTGCGGATGTGGTTGACCTGACCGCCCGCCGCCGCAAGACCAACCCGGCCGGGTCGTTCGCGGTCGACATCGACGACGAGGGCGACGACCGCGACGACGACGCCCCCGTCCCGGTCAACCCACCCGCAACCCCCGCCGTTGGCCGGTCCCGCCTCGCTGGTGTGGTCGGTGCGGAGCGTCGGCCGATCATCCCCGCCTGGCTGCGCTCCCGGACCGAACTGGCCAACGCCGTCCGCTGGACGGCAGGCCACTACACGCACGTCAGCATGTATCACCTGTCCCGGTCGCCGAAATACTGCGCACGCCTGGCGTGGCGTGCCCCGTTCGGCGTGGCCCGACTCCTGGGCCACACGGTCCGGTGGGTGACCGACGCCGAGGGCATCCCCGTGCGCCTGGCCGTGGTCCGGCAGGAAAACGCCGAACTGTACTTAAAGCTGTCGCGGCAGCGTGACGTACGGGTCCGCTGGCGCGGCCTGGTCCTGACCGCCCTGTTGCTGCTCGGCATCCCCACTGTGCTCACGTTGATGGCGCTTGCCGGGTCGTGGCAGCGGTGGGCGATCCTCGCCGGTGTCGTGGCCCTGTTCGGTGTGGCCGGTACGCCGAAGGACAAGCCGCTGTTGGACGTCGCGGCTGTCAGTCCGCGTGTGCGGAAACTCTCGGCTGACGTGGTCACCCGCGCGTTCCTCGCGGCCGGGTTGTGCAAGCCGGACGACCTGATCACCTTCCCCGCCCCGATCATGCGCGACGGACCCGGCTGGCGGGCCGTGATCGACCTGCCGTACTGGACGAACGCCGACAAGGCGATCAAGAAGCGTGACCAGCTCGCCGCCGGCCTCGACCTGGACGAGGTGCAGGTGTGGCCGGAGCGGGTACGCGGCACCGCCGGATCGGCCCGCCGTCTCGCCCTGTGGGTGGCCGATGAGGACCCCTACGCGAAGGGTTCCGGCCCCTGGCCGCTCATCGGCAAGGGTGGTGTGGACATCTTCGCGCCGTTCCCGTTCGGGCAGGACCAGCGCGGACGCCCGGTGCCGCTGCTGCTCATGTTCACCTCCCTGCTCGTCGGAGCGATCCCGCGCATGGGCAAGACGTTCGCCGCACGCCTGCCCGTGCTCGCGGCGGCGTTGGATCCGATCGTTGAGCTGCACATCTACGACGGCAAGGGCGGGCAGGACTGGCGACCGTTCGAACGGATCGCCCACCGCACCGGCTACGGCGTCCGCGACGACGTCGTAGAAGCGCTGGTCGACGACCTACGCGGCCTGGTCGCCGACATGAACCGCCGCTACGACACCATCGCCACCCTGCCCGCCGACCTGTGCCCCGAATCCAAGGTCAGCCGACAGATTGCCGAGAAACGGTCACTCAAGTTGTGGCCGATCCTCGTGGCGGTCGACGAGTTTCAGCGCTACTCCGCCCACCCCGTCCACGGCGACGAGATCGTGTCGCTGCTGACCGAACTGTGCAAGGTCGGCCCTTCGGTCGGCATCATGATCCTGCTCGCCACGCAGAAGCCGGACGGCAAAGCCGTACCGACCGACCTGCGCGACAACATCGGCACCCGCTTCGCCCTCAAGACGATGACGTGGCAGTCCTCCGAGGCCGTGTTGGGTGCCGGGTCGTACACCGCCGGCTATGACTCGTCGCGGTTCCAACGCGGACACAAGGGCGTCGGCATCCTGCTCGGCGCGGACGACTCCGGATCGGTCGACGAAGCCGTCACCGTGCGGACCAACCTCGCCGAGATGGCCGACGTCGAAAAGGTGGTGACCCGTGCGCGGGAGCTGCGGGAGCGGGCCGGAACCCTGACCGTCCACGCCATCGGCGACGCACCCGAAACCGTCGCCCGGACGGGAGACACGTTGTTGGACGACATCCTCACCGTCGTCCCCACGGGTGAGGCGAAGGTCTGGTCAGAGACCGTCGTCGCCCGACTCGCCGAACTCCGCCCCGACGTCTACGGCGGATGGGAAACCGGGAACCTCGCCCCGGCGCTCAAGCCGCACGGGGTCACCGTCGGCCGGCAGGTGTGGGGCACCGACCCGGTCACCGGGGAACGCGCCAACCGTAAGGGCATCCTCCGCGACGACATCACCACCGCCGTAACCAAGCGTGACCAACGCCGCAAGGCGGGATAG
- a CDS encoding ABC transporter permease — translation MTTPASMYPRPVQELLPAARAIAARLGEVPSRNLLMRELRVGSPKATALREALNQEQQDQDATGVESTGGHRGLHLVRDTTTDRPAEVDAPAPVDASPEPSPVSADVSADPVPVAPADESSAGSGADLPSPVAEDTAQPLSPVAVDGHPDTKITPADRRAGRSPVRSWVLLLLAAPAFVAIWSGWVGLGELTGFGVVHPLPGIWDSLAVNTAITLPIGVEAYAAYALRAWLAPDGVPPRARRFAAWSAIGSLVLGAAGQVAYHLMESAGITAAPWWITTVVSCLPVAVLGMGAALAHLLHTDQRQQREP, via the coding sequence ATGACGACTCCCGCGAGCATGTACCCCCGCCCGGTGCAGGAGCTGTTGCCGGCCGCCCGTGCGATCGCCGCCCGTCTCGGTGAGGTTCCGTCGCGGAACCTGCTGATGAGGGAACTGCGGGTGGGTTCGCCCAAGGCGACCGCCCTACGGGAAGCCCTGAACCAGGAACAGCAGGATCAGGACGCGACGGGGGTCGAGTCCACGGGTGGGCACCGGGGGTTGCACCTGGTCCGCGACACCACCACCGACCGGCCTGCCGAGGTCGACGCACCGGCCCCGGTCGACGCGTCGCCGGAGCCGTCGCCGGTGTCGGCGGATGTGTCGGCGGACCCGGTGCCGGTCGCCCCTGCTGACGAGTCGTCGGCCGGGTCCGGGGCGGACCTGCCGTCGCCGGTCGCCGAGGACACCGCGCAGCCGTTGTCGCCGGTGGCGGTGGACGGACACCCGGACACGAAGATCACTCCCGCTGACCGTCGGGCGGGCCGGTCGCCGGTGCGGTCGTGGGTGCTGCTGTTGCTGGCCGCTCCCGCGTTCGTGGCGATCTGGTCCGGCTGGGTCGGCCTGGGTGAGCTGACCGGGTTCGGTGTGGTGCACCCGCTACCGGGCATCTGGGATTCCCTCGCGGTGAACACGGCGATCACGTTGCCGATCGGCGTCGAAGCCTATGCCGCGTACGCGTTGCGGGCGTGGCTCGCACCCGACGGGGTTCCGCCACGGGCACGCAGGTTCGCGGCCTGGTCGGCGATCGGCTCGCTCGTTCTGGGTGCGGCCGGTCAGGTGGCCTATCACCTGATGGAGTCCGCCGGTATCACCGCCGCCCCGTGGTGGATCACCACCGTCGTTTCGTGCCTGCCGGTGGCCGTGCTCGGTATGGGCGCCGCTCTGGCTCACCTGCTGCACACCGACCAGCGCCAGCAGCGGGAGCCGTGA
- a CDS encoding DUF6284 family protein, whose amino-acid sequence MQAPPVPDPTEVGPTAADLVAIEREWPLIEAELALLDAEITALYADGGPSLLDRRRVRRAEQRVMREAAALGDVQAVTALRVRKAVA is encoded by the coding sequence ATGCAGGCACCCCCTGTCCCGGACCCGACCGAGGTCGGTCCCACCGCCGCCGATCTGGTGGCGATCGAACGTGAGTGGCCGTTGATTGAGGCCGAGTTGGCGTTGTTGGACGCGGAGATCACCGCCCTGTACGCCGATGGCGGTCCGTCGTTGCTTGACCGCCGTCGGGTGCGGCGCGCTGAGCAGCGGGTGATGCGGGAAGCCGCCGCCCTGGGCGACGTCCAGGCCGTGACCGCGCTGCGGGTGCGCAAGGCGGTGGCCTGA
- a CDS encoding GntR family transcriptional regulator has translation MTSPQPRLSRPDSLHQQVARNLRNEIEAGVLRDGDTLPSTRELAERWDVSVFTISEAMKILGDEGLIVSKSRSKRIVNAPNQTRGGDIRLRTPRVVMIGGYAGSGKTELGRVLARETGWPMLDKDTITRPVVEAALELLGLSPHDRESDDYFTKVRPREYESLIAVAHENVACGNSAIVTAPFIREFTDTAWVDRIQASHTAMNAQTLFVWVYCDADTMHTYIRHRGAARDAAKLANWPAYLDTVNFDMRPTAPHTVIDNCASSVPLQKQAKELLSAILTAPAASA, from the coding sequence ATGACATCCCCTCAGCCCCGACTCAGCCGACCAGACTCCCTGCACCAACAGGTGGCCCGGAACCTGCGCAACGAGATCGAAGCGGGCGTACTGCGCGACGGTGACACCCTGCCGTCCACCCGCGAGCTCGCCGAACGCTGGGACGTCAGCGTGTTCACGATCTCCGAAGCGATGAAGATCCTCGGCGACGAGGGGCTGATCGTCAGCAAGTCCCGATCGAAGCGGATCGTGAACGCGCCCAACCAGACACGCGGCGGTGACATCCGCCTCCGCACCCCACGGGTCGTGATGATCGGCGGCTACGCCGGCAGCGGGAAGACCGAACTCGGCCGCGTCCTCGCCAGGGAAACCGGCTGGCCCATGCTCGACAAGGACACCATCACCCGCCCCGTCGTCGAAGCCGCGTTGGAACTCCTCGGCCTGTCACCCCACGACCGCGAGTCGGACGACTACTTCACCAAGGTCCGGCCACGCGAGTACGAATCCCTCATCGCGGTCGCCCATGAGAACGTCGCCTGCGGCAACAGCGCCATCGTCACCGCCCCGTTCATCCGCGAGTTCACCGACACCGCGTGGGTCGACCGCATCCAGGCCAGCCACACCGCCATGAACGCCCAAACCCTGTTCGTGTGGGTGTACTGCGACGCCGACACCATGCACACCTACATCCGCCACCGGGGAGCGGCCCGCGACGCCGCCAAACTCGCCAACTGGCCCGCCTACCTCGACACCGTCAACTTCGACATGCGCCCGACCGCACCCCACACCGTCATCGACAACTGCGCCTCCAGCGTCCCCCTGCAGAAGCAGGCCAAAGAGCTCCTGTCCGCCATCCTCACCGCGCCAGCGGCCAGCGCATGA
- a CDS encoding kinase encodes MKRGVILYGPPAAGKDTVTERLAAIDPAYQLFARLKTGRGRTSGYRMTTPDHLDALEAAGGIIWRNQRYGATYAIDRHGLDQALTTSVPVLHMGQPDGIHAVTDATPTARWLVVYLWCPRDIAAHRIAERATGDTADRLTAWDQTPPVDADLTIDTATTDPQEAAHTIHHATGALTDTRTG; translated from the coding sequence ATGAAACGCGGTGTCATCCTCTACGGCCCACCAGCGGCCGGCAAGGACACCGTCACCGAACGGCTTGCCGCCATCGACCCCGCCTACCAGCTGTTCGCCAGACTCAAAACCGGCAGGGGCCGGACCAGCGGCTACCGCATGACCACCCCCGACCACCTTGACGCCCTAGAAGCGGCCGGCGGCATCATCTGGCGCAACCAGCGGTACGGGGCCACCTACGCCATCGACCGCCACGGCCTGGACCAGGCGCTCACCACCAGCGTCCCCGTCCTGCACATGGGCCAACCCGACGGCATCCACGCCGTCACCGACGCCACCCCAACGGCCCGGTGGCTGGTCGTCTACCTGTGGTGCCCCCGCGACATCGCCGCACACCGCATCGCCGAACGCGCCACCGGCGACACCGCCGACCGGCTCACCGCGTGGGACCAGACACCACCCGTCGACGCGGACCTGACCATCGACACCGCCACCACCGACCCGCAGGAGGCAGCCCACACCATCCACCACGCCACCGGCGCACTCACGGACACCAGAACGGGCTAA
- a CDS encoding helix-turn-helix domain-containing protein: protein MGRHLYGPQELQERLRVSRQRVQQLIRRPDFPEPYDRLAMGSVWRIADVEAWIKKFRPHLDEPDED from the coding sequence ATGGGTCGCCACCTGTACGGGCCGCAGGAGCTGCAAGAGCGGCTCCGGGTGTCCCGTCAGCGGGTACAGCAGCTCATCCGACGTCCGGATTTCCCGGAGCCGTATGACCGTCTGGCTATGGGTTCTGTGTGGCGGATTGCGGACGTGGAAGCGTGGATCAAGAAGTTCCGGCCGCACCTGGATGAGCCGGACGAGGATTAG
- a CDS encoding helix-turn-helix domain-containing protein, whose protein sequence is MTTTKQGQTATSIPIGRRVAQWRMRRRMTQQVFADRIGKSKSWVDKVERGIRKLDKVSVIQHIAEVLHIDPAELLDEHEPSPASSSAIGGLDKLKATLACHATFNSPPGILRQPKRGDVQRQIEHAWLTYGHGDYPQLLRILPNLLSGSQQSHALNPQTGTEPLVQAYRLASSVLVKLDQAHLAWIAADRAIIAAGNDRTLAATAALSLAQALRALDQNRLAFATALAAAQHIAQPPEDAESGEQASVHGALLLQAALAAASNSEPATVKELLRQAAKLARQIKDHESHQRHGFSQTAVELTQVVAQASLGETRQALAQHEKMTRDRKWLHLPAEHRAAYLLDITHVYMKIGNVQAAGRTLTEAHRTASAEVQHAPSNRALIAEIARCAPQFTGVERLAITLGLTR, encoded by the coding sequence GTGACGACAACCAAGCAAGGCCAGACGGCAACGTCGATACCGATCGGACGCCGAGTAGCCCAATGGCGCATGCGACGCAGAATGACCCAACAAGTCTTCGCCGACCGCATCGGCAAATCAAAAAGCTGGGTCGACAAAGTCGAACGCGGCATACGCAAGCTCGACAAGGTATCCGTCATCCAACACATCGCCGAAGTACTCCACATCGACCCAGCGGAACTACTCGACGAACATGAACCCTCACCAGCCAGCAGCAGCGCAATCGGTGGCCTGGACAAGCTGAAGGCAACCCTAGCGTGTCATGCCACCTTCAACTCTCCGCCAGGTATTCTGCGCCAGCCGAAACGAGGCGATGTTCAACGGCAAATCGAGCACGCCTGGCTCACGTACGGACACGGCGACTACCCGCAACTGCTCCGCATCCTCCCGAACCTCCTGAGCGGCAGTCAGCAGTCACACGCGCTGAACCCGCAGACCGGAACTGAGCCGCTGGTCCAGGCATACAGACTCGCCTCATCAGTACTGGTAAAGCTCGACCAAGCACACCTCGCATGGATCGCCGCAGACCGAGCAATCATCGCAGCCGGAAACGATCGCACCCTCGCCGCAACCGCCGCACTGAGTCTCGCCCAAGCACTACGCGCTCTGGACCAGAACAGACTAGCGTTCGCAACGGCCCTCGCCGCTGCACAACACATCGCGCAGCCACCCGAAGACGCCGAGTCAGGCGAACAGGCATCGGTGCACGGAGCCCTGCTGCTACAAGCAGCACTAGCCGCCGCCAGCAACAGCGAACCGGCCACGGTAAAGGAACTGCTACGGCAAGCCGCCAAGCTCGCCCGACAGATCAAGGACCACGAAAGCCATCAACGGCACGGATTCAGTCAGACCGCCGTCGAACTTACCCAGGTCGTGGCACAAGCAAGCCTCGGCGAGACCCGCCAGGCGCTCGCCCAACACGAGAAAATGACACGGGATCGAAAGTGGCTGCACCTGCCAGCCGAACACCGAGCCGCGTACCTGCTCGACATCACGCACGTATACATGAAGATCGGCAACGTGCAAGCAGCCGGCCGCACCCTGACAGAGGCACACCGGACCGCATCAGCCGAAGTTCAGCACGCGCCATCCAACCGCGCACTGATCGCCGAAATTGCCCGATGCGCACCACAGTTCACCGGCGTAGAACGGCTAGCAATAACCCTCGGGCTAACCCGCTAG